The DNA window CGGCGTGCTGCTCGCCGCCGAGGGCCTGAAGCCGACCTCGGCCGCCGCGAAGGTGCGGTTCGACGACACCGAGCGGCGCACGGTCATCGACGGGCCGTTCACCGAGGCCAAGGAGATCATCGCCGGATACTGGCTGCTTGAGTGCTCCTCGCTGCAGGAGGCGCTGGAGTGGGTGAAGCGCGCGCCGTTCGGCGGCGGGGTGACGCTGGAGGTGCGGCCGATCGGCTCGATGGACGAGCTCGAGCTGGAGTTCTCGCCGGAGCTGCTCGAAGCCCAGCAGCAGCTGCGGCAGCAGCTCGACCAGTAGACGGTTCGCGCAGCCCAGAAGGGCTGCCAGACTGGCGATATGGCGCAGGCGACCGAGACCGTCGAGACCGTCGAGGCGGTGTGGCGGCTGGAGGCGGCCCGGGTCGTGGCCACCCTGGCCCGCTACACCGGTGATCTGGGGCTGGCCGAGGAACTGGCGCAGGACGCGCTGGTCGCGGCGCTGGAGCAGTGGCCGGCCGAGGGGGTGCCGGCCAACCCCGGCGCCTGGCTGACCGCGGTCGGCAAGCGGCGGGCGGTGGACCACTTCCGGCGGGCCGAGACGCTGCGCCGCAAGGTCGGCGAGCTCGGCCGCGAGCTGGAGATCGACGGCGAGGGCCACCAGGACGACACGGTCCTGGACGCGGTGGACGCCGCGCTGTCCGACACCGCCATCGACGACGACCTCCTGCGCCTGGTCTTCACCGCCTGCCACCCGGTGCTCTCGGCGGAGGCCCGGGTGGCGCTGACGCTGCGCGTCCTCGGCGGCCTGACCACCGCCGAGATCGCGCGCGCGTTCCTGGTCCCGGAGGCCACGGCCGCGCAGCGCGTCGTGCGGGCGAAGCGCGCGCTGGCCGACGCCGGGGTGGCGTTCGAGGTCCCCGACGGCCCCGAGCGCCGCCGGCGCCTGGCCTCGGTGCTGGAGGTCGTCTACCTGATCTTCAACGAGGGCTACGCCGCCACCGCCGGCGACGACTGGCTGCGCGCCGACCTGTGCGCCGAGGCGCTGCGGCTGGGACGCGTGCTGGCCGGGCTGATGCCGGCCGAGCCGGAGGTGCACGCGCTGACAGCGCTGATGGAGATCCAGGACTCGCGGCGGCACGCCCGGACCGGGCCCGACGGGGAGCCGGTGCTGCTCCTGGACCAGGACCGGACGAAGTGGGACCGGCTGCAGATCGAGCGCGGGCTGGCCGCGCTGCTCCGCGCCGACCGGGCGTTCGAGGCGGAAGTCGCGGCGGCGACAGGAGCGACTGCCGAAGCCGCAGGGCACTCGGCGGATTCGCAAAGCCCTGCGGCCGTCGAGCCGGGCACGTATCACCTGCAGGCCGCACTCGCCGCGTGTCACGCCCGGGCCCGCTCCGCCGAGGACACCGACTGGCGGCTCATCGCCGACCTCTATCAGCGGCTGGTGCAGCAGACCCGGTCCCCGGTCGTGGAGCTGAACCGCGCGGTCGCGGTCGGGATGGCCGAAGGCCCGGAAGCCGGCCTGGCGATCACCGACGCGCTCACCGGCCTGCGCGCCATGCGGGGCTACCACCTGCTGCCCGGCGTACGCGGCGACCTGCT is part of the Catenulispora sp. EB89 genome and encodes:
- a CDS encoding YciI family protein, whose protein sequence is MPKFMVLVPGSAESEAGELPPTELFEEMAAYNNQLAKAGVLLAAEGLKPTSAAAKVRFDDTERRTVIDGPFTEAKEIIAGYWLLECSSLQEALEWVKRAPFGGGVTLEVRPIGSMDELELEFSPELLEAQQQLRQQLDQ
- a CDS encoding RNA polymerase sigma factor translates to MAQATETVETVEAVWRLEAARVVATLARYTGDLGLAEELAQDALVAALEQWPAEGVPANPGAWLTAVGKRRAVDHFRRAETLRRKVGELGRELEIDGEGHQDDTVLDAVDAALSDTAIDDDLLRLVFTACHPVLSAEARVALTLRVLGGLTTAEIARAFLVPEATAAQRVVRAKRALADAGVAFEVPDGPERRRRLASVLEVVYLIFNEGYAATAGDDWLRADLCAEALRLGRVLAGLMPAEPEVHALTALMEIQDSRRHARTGPDGEPVLLLDQDRTKWDRLQIERGLAALLRADRAFEAEVAAATGATAEAAGHSADSQSPAAVEPGTYHLQAALAACHARARSAEDTDWRLIADLYQRLVQQTRSPVVELNRAVAVGMAEGPEAGLAITDALTGLRAMRGYHLLPGVRGDLLVRLGRRAEAREEFERAAALTANTRERALLLARAAACGP